The sequence below is a genomic window from Flavobacterium sediminilitoris.
GAAGCATTAAACGGAACCACTATTTTAAACACAATTGCTTTACAAAAGGGAGCTAATATTTTAAGAGTTCATGATGTGAAAGAAGCAGTAGAATGTATTAAAATAAATAGTGTATTAAATGCTAATTAAATTGAAGCAACCATAAAAATGAAAATAAATATTATTATAATGAGAAAATTGAGTCTAGTAATTTTAGTTCTACTTTTTATTTCTTGTAAAAAAGAAGATGTTCAATTACCCAAAACGAATGCTTCAGTGATGACTGAAATTTTAGATCATTCACCTATTTATATGTTCTTTAGAGTAGAGGATAATGATACTATAGCAGAAGTTAATGCAAAAAATAGTATTAGTACAACAAATTGGATTTTTAATATTGATAAACGATTACCACTAGATTTAGTTATTCCTGAAGTTAAATATTTACAAAAGAAAAAAAAGCAAGCATCACACAAAAACGAAGCCGCTATAAATGTTTTTTCTTATGCTGATAGTACAAAGCAAAATTTAGCTTTTTTACCATTTACAGAAGTGCAATATAAATATGATAATAATTTTTCTAAGTTTTATATTAAAGAACATGCCGATTTATATTCAGCTTATAATAATTTGACTATTAATTTTAATCATGAAAATAAAATTACTGTTGATGGAAATGATATTTCAAGAGAAGAATTAGTTGATTTTATTAAAGACTTTTCTGATTTTATGAGTGATGGAAAAATAACAATTATTCATTTAAATTTTGATAAGCGTTTAAGTTTTGACCATTATATTCAAGATAAAATTTTAGCATGGCAATTAACGTCAAATACGATTCAATTGTCTTCTTACGAGTTTATTTATGATTTAGATAAATTACCTGAATGTGGTTGTAAATTATAAATAAAAAAGGCTTGATTCTATATAAAATCAAGCCTTTTACTATTTAAACAATATTGTTTTAGATTTTATTCTTTTGGAAAAGTTTAGTAATTTGATCTAAACTAAATGCTTTAGAAACACCTGTAACTTCATTTGTTTTGTTTTTACACATGAATTGAACATAAGTACGATCTAAATTTTTAGAAAAATGCAACCATACAAATTCTTTTGGTAATTCTAGTTTTATATCTAGTAAAGGATCTGCATTAAATCCGTTTACAATTATATCATATAAATTATTGTAATCATTGTTTAAATCTTTAAAAGAAAAAGTTCTTGTACTTGTTTCTTCTTCTTTCTCAATATTTTTATATGTAAAAATGTACTGATCACCCTCATTTTGGATAAACATATCATTTTGATTAATAGCTCCTAATCTAATAATTGGAGTAGTTTCAATAACTTTAATTTGAGAAAAAGACACACATGAGGCAAATAGGGACAATGCAAAAATAATTTTTTTCATAAAATTTAAAATTTAGTAAGTGTTTTTAGTGTTAATTTTTGTTAAAAATATACTAAAAAATAAGAATAACAAAAAAAAATGAAAGTAAAAACTAAAATTAATTTAGTTTATTGATGATGATAAGGCTCATTCCTTAATATAGTAAAGCCACGGTAAATTTGTTCAATAATAAACAAGCGTACCATTTGATGTGAAAATGTCATTTCTGAAAGCGAAATTTTACCTATTGCATTCTTATAAACAGTTTCACTAAACCCATAAGGACCACCAATTACAAAAACTAATGTTTTAATACCAGCATTCATTTTTTTTTGAAGAAATTCTGAAAAGCCAATGCTTGAAAATGTTTTTCCATTTTCATCTAAAAGAATAAGATGATCAGTAGATGTAATTTTTGAAAGAATTAATTCACCTTCTTTTTCTTTTTGTTGGGCTTCACTTAAATTCTTTACGTTTTTAATGTCTGGAATAATTTCTACATCAAACTTGACATAAAAAGACAAACGTTTTGTGTATTCATCTATTAATGATTGCAAGTTTTTATTGTCTGTTTTTCCTATAGTGAGTAGTTTTATGTTCATTTTTTTATAAGTGAGAAAAAA
It includes:
- the rlmH gene encoding 23S rRNA (pseudouridine(1915)-N(3))-methyltransferase RlmH; this encodes MNIKLLTIGKTDNKNLQSLIDEYTKRLSFYVKFDVEIIPDIKNVKNLSEAQQKEKEGELILSKITSTDHLILLDENGKTFSSIGFSEFLQKKMNAGIKTLVFVIGGPYGFSETVYKNAIGKISLSEMTFSHQMVRLFIIEQIYRGFTILRNEPYHHQ